The sequence CGATCCTTTGGCTGATGATGCAAGACATCTTACTGAAAACATGAAAAATGCAGGAGTATCTCTTACAACAAGTTTTTTTAAAGATATGGTTCATGGCTTTATGCATATGGGTGAAATTTTAGAAGAAACCCAGTTAGCTGTCAATGAAATGTCAGGTTTTGCACAACAACATTTTAAATAAATCAATCCCCAGAAATAACAATGAAAAAGTATGCCTACATTGGATGTTTAGGATTTATTGCAGTTATTACTACAGAGTTTGGGATCATTGGAATTTTGCCACAGGTGGCAGACTATTACAAGATCAGCATAGACAAAGCGGGATATCTTTTAAGTGCGTTTGCTTTGGTTATTGCTCTTACCGGGCCTTTTATGACTTTACTTACCTCAGGAATCGATCGTAAGAAAATCATGACAACAGCTATCTTTATGTTTCTGTTCACCGGAGTTGTTTCTTCTTTTTCACCACCATTTTGGTTACTGATGGTCGTTAGAGTTCTTCCTGCATTTTTACAGCCCGTATATATTGCAACCGCATTGTCTGTAGCGGTATCCGAAGCCGATCACACTAAGAAAAATGAAATGATGAGCATTGTTTTCAGTGGTGTGGCTATAGCAATGGTTACTACGGTTCCTTTTGCTACCTGGATTTCAGCACTTTATTCGTGGGAATATTCATTTATGATACAGGCAGTCGTGAGTTTGGTTGCGTTGGGGACCATTTATTTTCTTCTTCCATCAATGCCTGTCAAGGAGAAAAAGTCATATGGAAGCCAGATCAGCATTTTAAAACAGCCACCATTTATTTTAAGTACACTCACTAATTTTTTTATGATTACAGCCTGGTTTTCCACTTATAGTTATTTTGCGGATTACTTAGGTAAAGCTAAAGGAATGGACACTTCTATGGTAAGCTATATGTTATTTTTATTTGGAATGATAGGAATTATTGCCAATAGAATGGCAGGCAAAATGCTCAATAAAAATGTAAATGCAACTCTGGCATTTTTTCTTTCCGGGACGGTATTAATTCCTGTATTATTATTTGTTTCTGATGGAAATTTATGGGCTACTATTATTGTCATTGCAGTTTGGGGATTCCTATATTCACCAAGTTTCCTGAATGCTTCTACCTATATGATCTCTGCAGCGCCTGATGCTTTGGAATTTGCCAATAGTCTCGCCACTTCTTTCGGTAATCTGGGAGTTACTTTAGGAACCACTATTGGAGGATGGATCATTATTACCCAAGGAGTAGCATACACACCCTGGATAGGTTTTGTATTTGGGCTTTTTGCCTTCCTGACGATGATATTAAGAAATGTATTTGAGAAAAGAAATCAGGTAATATCAGGTTGTGTAAAATAACTGTAACAAATTTTATTACATTAAAATAATTGCGTATCTTTGTTATACTAAATTAAATAGAATGAAAATAGAAATCTGGTCGGACGTGATGTGTCCGTTTTGTTATATCGGGAAAAATAACTTTGAACAGGCCTTGGAAAAATTGCCATTTAAAGATGAAGTGGAAGTAGAGTGGAAGAGCTTTCAGCTTGACCCAACTTTAGATTTTGATAAGACTCAAAATACAATTCAATATTTTAGAGAAAAAAAGGGAGTTCAGGAGGCTCAGGCTAGTCAAATGTTGGCTCAGGTTACTCAAATGGGAAAAGGAGCTGGAATTGATTTCAATTTTGAAAAGGCACTCATTACCAATACATTCAGTGCTCACAGACTTCTTCATTTGGCTAAAAAGCATAACAAATCCAATGAAATGGAAGAAGCATTATTTATTGCTCATTTTATTGATGGTAAAAATGTAGGTGATTCTGAGGTGTTGATTTCCCTTGCTGAAAACTTAGGTATTGATAAAGAAGAAGCGAAGGAAGCTGTTACTTCTGACCAATTGGATTATGAAGTAAATCAGGATATTATGGAAGCAAGAAACAATGGTGTTTCCGGAGTTCCTTTCTTTGTTCTGAACGGAAAATATGCCGTTTCCGGAGCACAACCTGTAGAAGTATTTGAAAATGCATTGCAGCAGACTTATAAAGAAACAGTGAGTCCTTTTAAAGATCTCTCAAGAAATAACGGAGCTTCCTGTGATGCAGATGGATGCAGCATTTAATCATATTAACCCCAAGCTATTTTAGTTTGGGGTTTTATTTTTATTATAATCTTCTGAAAGGTTATTTATTTTAATGCAAAAGATTAAAAAACTTTATAATGATTTGTATCTTTGTAAAACAGTATAAATCTATATTTTTCAATGATTAAAATTAATAATGAATTTCATTTTCCTATTGCAGACAGTCTTTTTGTTTTTGCACTGGATTCTGAAGCAGGAACGGTATTTGACGGGAAAAATAAATTAATAACGGGCATCGGGAAGGTGAATGCAGCGATAGAATTAACGAAGGAGATTCACCTTAGAAAGCCTAAATTAATTGTGAATCTGGGTTCTGCAGGAAGTAAGGGTTTTCATAAAGGAGAAGTGGTTTGCTGTACCAAGTTTATCCAGAGGGATATGGATGTGAGAGGCTTAGGTTTTAAACTGTATGAAACCCCATTATCCGGAGTTCCGCCTGTTTTGGAATATGGCCTTAAAATGGACACTTTAAAAGAAGGAATCTGCGGAAGTGGTGACAGCTTTGAAATGAACCATTCTGAAACAGATTATAATATTGTAGATATGGAAGCCTATCCTCTAGCATTAATTGCACAACAAGAAAACATTCCGTTTTTATGTTTAAAATACATTTCTGATGATGCAGGGAGCGATGCTGCCGATGACTGGAGTGTACA is a genomic window of Chryseobacterium nakagawai containing:
- a CDS encoding MFS transporter, producing the protein MKKYAYIGCLGFIAVITTEFGIIGILPQVADYYKISIDKAGYLLSAFALVIALTGPFMTLLTSGIDRKKIMTTAIFMFLFTGVVSSFSPPFWLLMVVRVLPAFLQPVYIATALSVAVSEADHTKKNEMMSIVFSGVAIAMVTTVPFATWISALYSWEYSFMIQAVVSLVALGTIYFLLPSMPVKEKKSYGSQISILKQPPFILSTLTNFFMITAWFSTYSYFADYLGKAKGMDTSMVSYMLFLFGMIGIIANRMAGKMLNKNVNATLAFFLSGTVLIPVLLFVSDGNLWATIIVIAVWGFLYSPSFLNASTYMISAAPDALEFANSLATSFGNLGVTLGTTIGGWIIITQGVAYTPWIGFVFGLFAFLTMILRNVFEKRNQVISGCVK
- a CDS encoding DsbA family oxidoreductase — protein: MKIEIWSDVMCPFCYIGKNNFEQALEKLPFKDEVEVEWKSFQLDPTLDFDKTQNTIQYFREKKGVQEAQASQMLAQVTQMGKGAGIDFNFEKALITNTFSAHRLLHLAKKHNKSNEMEEALFIAHFIDGKNVGDSEVLISLAENLGIDKEEAKEAVTSDQLDYEVNQDIMEARNNGVSGVPFFVLNGKYAVSGAQPVEVFENALQQTYKETVSPFKDLSRNNGASCDADGCSI
- a CDS encoding 5'-methylthioadenosine/S-adenosylhomocysteine nucleosidase family protein; its protein translation is MIKINNEFHFPIADSLFVFALDSEAGTVFDGKNKLITGIGKVNAAIELTKEIHLRKPKLIVNLGSAGSKGFHKGEVVCCTKFIQRDMDVRGLGFKLYETPLSGVPPVLEYGLKMDTLKEGICGSGDSFEMNHSETDYNIVDMEAYPLALIAQQENIPFLCLKYISDDAGSDAADDWSVQVHLASEAFKKILFS